TCCTGAAGAGATGCGTACTGCCGAGTTGCTCCGCATCGACCAGCTTGCCCAGACCTGTGTGTTCACTTCGCAGGGTGTGCCTTTCATCCTTGCCGGTGAAGAGATGCTTCGCGACAAGAAGGGTGTTCACAACAGCTACAACTCTCCTGACAGCATCAACCAGTTTACTTGGACCAATCTGCAGAAGTATCCACAGGCGTTCACCTTCTATAAGAATCTGATTCAGCTTCGCAAGAACCATCCAGCCTTCCGTCTTTCTACAGGCGATAAGGTACGTCAGCATCTGGAGTTCCTGCCTAGTCAGGATGCCAAGGGCAACCAGCAGACTTGCCTCGTAGGTTTCCAGCTCAAGAACCTGGAGGGCATCGATGCCTGGAAGCAGATCATTGTTATCTATAATTTCAACAAGCAGGCAAAGAAGATGCAGATTCCTGAGGGCAATTACACCGTGGCTTGCTGCAATGGTGTTATCAACGAGGAAGGTTTGGGCTTCATCTCCGGAAAGGAAGTAGAGGTTGCCCCTCAGTCTGCCTTGATTCTTTATCAGAAATAGTCTATATATAATAAGGTATCAGAATAGTCTATATATATAATAAGGTGTAATTATGAAAAAGATAATAGCTTCATTAGTGCTTATGGGTAGCGCAATAAGTATGAATGCGGCAGTCAACGTAAGCCGCATTGAACCTACCGACTGGTATGTGGGTATGAAGGATGCTTCGCTCCAGCTGATGGTGTATGGCAAGGATATCAAGAATGCTGATGTTACGGTGGATTATCCGGGTGTGAAGGTGGATAGCATCGCCCGCCTCGATTCTCCTAACTATCTCCTGGTGTATCTCAATCTCGATGGTGCCAAGGCTGGAGAGATGATACTCAACTTCAAGCAGGGCAAGCAGTCGAAGAAGGTGAAGTATGTGTTGAAAAACCGCGAGATGGCGGGCGACAAGCGTATCGGTTTCTCTAACGAGGATGTGCTCTACATGCTGATGCCCGACCGTTTTGCCAATGGCAATCTGAAGAACGATGCCTTTAAGAATATGCGTGACAAGACCTGCGACCGCACGGCACCTAGTCTTCGTCATGGTGGCGACCTGGAGGGAATCCGCCAGCATCTGGATTATTTCAACCAGTTGGGCGTAACCGCCCTGTGGTTTACTCCGGTTTTGGAGAACGACAGTCCTAATGATGGCAAGAACAGTACCTATCATGGTTATGCTACCACCAACTACTATCGTGTAGATCCACGCTTCGGAACCAACGAGGAGTACAAGCAGCTTATTGCTGAGGCTCACAAGAAGGGATTGAAGGTGGTGATGGATATGATTTTCAACCATTGCGGTTTCGATCATCCTTGGGTAGCCGATATGCCATCAAAGGATTGGTTCAATGCTCCAGAATGGCTTGCTCCGGAAAATCAGACACCGGAGCATCAGAAGAAGATAGGTACCGTGGATGGTGCAGCCAAGGTAAACGACAAGTATCTGCAAACAAGTTATAAGTTGACTCCTGTGCTCGATCCATACGCCAGCAAGGTAGATTTCAAGGAAACCGTAGATGGCTGGTTTGTGCCAAGTATGCCAGATTTGAACCAGCGCAATCCGCACGTCATCAAGTATCTGATTCAGAACAGTGAGTGGTGGATAGAGACCGTTGGCATCGATGGCATCCGCATGGATACCTATCCATACGCCGACCGTGATGCGATGGCACACTGGATGAAAGTGCTGGGCGAGGAATATCCTCACTTCAATACTGTGGGCGAGACTTGGGTAACCGAGCCTGCCTATACCGCCGCATGGCAGAAAGACAGCAAGCTCTCAGAAAAGAACAGCTATCTGCCTACCGTGATGGATTTCGCCTTCTTCGACCGCATCAACAGTGCGAAGAACGAGGAGACTGATGACTGGTGGAACGGCATGAACCGCATCTACAACGTGTTCTGCTACGACTATCTCTATCCGAACCCAAAGAGCGTAATGGCATTCGTTGAAAATCACGATACCGACCGCTTCCTGGGTGAAGGCAAGGATACCCTGGCATTGAAGCAGGCGCTGGCCCTTCTCCTCACCGTCAACCGTACCCCACAGCTCTATTACGGAACCGAGGTGCTGATGAATGGTACCAAGAGTGTAACCGATGGCAACGTGCGCAAGGACTTCCCTGGCGGTTGGGCAGGTGACAAGCACAATGCCTTTACTGCCGAAGGAAGAACACAGGCTGAAAACCAGATGTTCGACTGGCTCAGCCGATTATTGCATTGGCGCCAGGGCAACGAGGTCATCACCAAAGGCAAGCAGACCCAGTTCTGTCCGCAGAAGGGTGTGTATGTCATTGCCCGCCAGTACAAGGGAAAGAGCGTGATGACCATCATCAACGGCAAGAAGGAAGCCAACGAACTGAATGTTTCCCGCTATGCGGAAATCATTGGAAATGCAGAGAAGGCCGTCGACGTAACCACCGGACGTACCGTTTTGGTCAACAAGAACATCAAACTCCGTCCACGTCAGGCGATGATACTCGAATTCTAAAATATTCAATCATTTCATACCTATTGGTGTAAATTTACACCGATAGGTATTTTTTTTTCTCCTAAACATTCTTTCGTTTCAATTATTCTTTGTACTTTTGCACGCATAACCTATATAGACAAATGATTAGATACATTTTTACCATCATAGTAGCATTTTTCATAACTTTGAGCAGTTTTGCGCAAGGTGGTCTGCCTAGTCGCTTTAATGTAAGCTACCTCAACATGGCAGCAGGAATGCCTAATAATTTTGCCGATGATATCTTTCTGGATTCTTACGGCTTTGTGTGGATCAGTACCCATGGTGGTGGTCTGGTGCGTTACGATGGTTTCAACTTCGTGAACTTCGGATTGGGTTCCAATGGCATCAGTTTGCGAAGCAACAGTTGTCGCAATGTATACGAAGACCATTTCCGTCGTCTCTGGATTGCCTTCGAGGAAGGTCCGCAGGTGCTCGACCTCAATACGATGCAACCCATCGTTCCTCCTTGCGAAAGCGAGAAGGTGGAGGTGCAGCTCAAGAAGGCATTGAAGAATCTTTGCACCCGAATGTATTGCGATGCCAAGGGCAATATCTGGATGGTTTCCATCAATCTCCTTACCCGTTTCGGCTTTAATGAAAAGGGCGAGGTCAACAGCGTCTTGACCATTGACTATCCTTTCAATGCGCCCGACCTGGGACTTAGCGATGTATATCGCCGGGGAACGGTGGTGTTGTGCAACAATGGTGTGGTGAGCGAGTTCTCGGTAAAGAACAATAAGTTGGTTGCCAGGGATATCTCCTCTATGTTTCCACCGCTCGATGGACGCTATGCCGGTGCAATCATCTCTTATCATGGTAAAATCTGGATTGCCACCAACCGTGGTCTCTTCAATAGTGCCAAGCAGCAATATCATTGCTCGGCTACCGACCATTCACTCCAGCACGAAGTGGTGACGAGTCTTGCTGTCACTCCGGATGATAAACTCCTGGTGGGTACGCTCTGTGGCGTGGAAATCATCAATGACAAAACTGGCGAGATTGAGCATTGGAATAGTTCTTCTGCGGTTAATCCGTTGAGCAGTAACTTCGTGAACAGTCTCTTTGCCAAGAACGGACAGATATGGGTGGGCACGGAGACGGGTGGTGTCACCAAGTTGGCTCCCCGCCAGTTGCTGCTCGAATTCTATCGCCATGATGCGGCGAATCCAGGAAGTCTTTCTCCCAATGCCGTCAATGCCATGTATGCGGCACCCGATGGTACGCTGTGGGTAGGAACCGTGGAAGGCGGACTTAACTCTCTGGCTCCTGGTGGCAAGAGCTTTACCCATTATACCGTTGCCAATTCCGGTTTGCCTCATAACAGCGTTTCTACTCTTGCCGCCGACAACCGTGGCAACCTCTGGATAGGAACCTGGGGTGCGGGCTTTGCCGTGATGAACCTCAAGCAGCCGGTTAAGATTACGCCGCTTGTGGTGGATGGAAGATTTCAGCGTCTGCTCCTGTTTGCCGGTGCCATGGCTTACGACCCTATCAATGATGGCATGTGGCTTGGCACCAACGACGGTCTCTTCTTCTACGACATGAAGCGGCAGCAGATTATCGAGCCATTTGAGGGATGCCTCAATGTGCGTGGCTGCATCGGAAGTCTCATTACCCGAAATGGCAAGCTTCTGTTGGGTTGTGTGCAGGGTATGGTAGAGGTGAACCTGAAATCCCGCCATGGCAAGGATGCCTTTGACGTGCAGTATCATCCTTATAAGCTTGATCATCCTGAGAGTGGGGTGATAGATAAGATTATCTCCTTCTGCCAGGCTAAGGATGGTAAGATCTGGCTGGGCAGCAATGGCTATGGCTTATACTGCTACCAATATAATAAGGAGGGAAAAGCGGAAGTGAAATCATTCACCACCAGCAATGGATTGGCCAACAATACCGTCAAGGGTATCGTGGAGGACAACCAGGGCATGCTGTGGATTGCTACGGACAACGGACTTTCGGTTTTCAATCCGGATACGGAGACCTTTACCAGTTTCTATAAGAATGATGGTCTGCTCAGTGCCCAGTTCTATTTCAATGGAGCCATCCGCAATGCAAAGGGCGAGATATTCCTGGGTACGGATGGAGGCATGATGGCGGTGATGGGAGCTAATCCTACGGTGCATGAGGTAGGCAAATTGCGCTTTACCGAACTCCTGGTAGATAACCAGCCTACCTTTGCAGGCAGCGATTATCTGGATGATGATATCTCTATCGCTAAGAGAATCAGCATCCATGAGAGCGATAAGTCGTTCACCATCTACTTCTCTGCACTCAACTATGGCAGCGAGACCCAGGGCGTGTATCTCTATCGCATGAAGGGATATGAGAACGAATGGGTTCAGCTGCAGCCGGGGCAGCATAGTGTACGCTATTCCACTTTGCCGGCAGGCAAGTATGAGTTTGAGGTGAAATACATCCCTTCCATCGATTCTAGCAACGAGCAGGTCATCTCCATTGCCGTGAAGGTGACGCCTTACTTCTGGAAGAGTTGGTGGTTCATTACCATAATAGTCATCGGCATCATCGCTTTGGCTCAGTATGCCTATATCCGCAAGTTGGATAAGATGCGTGAACGTGAGGTGGAAGCCTTATACCGTCCTATCGAGGCTGCCTTGAAGGATAGTGACGAGCCTGGCAAGCTTCAGAGTCGTATCCAGATGATTCTAGAAAACCAGAAGCGCTATCAGGAAAGTCAGCAGAAAACCATCGAGGCGGATAAGAAGGAGGTGGCTGAACACACCAAACCGTTTATGGATTCCATCATGGAAGTGATGGAGAAGAACTATGATAACTCCGAGTTTGGCGTTCAGGAACTCGCCGATGCGATGGGAATGAACCGGAGCATCTTGAGCAAGAAACTCAATGCGGAGTGTGGATTGCCTACGGCGCAGTTTATCCGTAACTATCGCCTGGATATTGCCAAGAAACTGATTATGGAGAATGTGGCCAATCGCAACATCACCGAGATTGCCTATCGTGTGGGATTCAACGACCCGAAATACTTCACCCGTTGCTTTACCAAACAGTATGGGGCATCTCCTTCCTCTTTCAAGGAATAGCGGTTCTTATCCCTTTCAGGGAATAAATGTTTCCTCTTTCTGGGGTGGATAAATGTGTATCTGCTAAGTCTGCATAGCAAAATCAGACTTAGCAGATATTTTTTTGTTTCTTTTTCTGTTGCAAGTTGTGAAAGTGTATGTGCGGGCACACACAAAGTGGATAACTAAAGAAATATAGTATAAATCCACCCTTTTTGCAATTTGTCCACCTATAAAATGCGTTTGTCCACCCGCTATTTTGTGATTAATTGTACTTTTGCCACCACAAAACAACGTTTGATATCGAGCAATCGATTTAAAAACTGGATCGAGCAATCGATTTAAAAACTGGCAAGAATAAACAAAATCATAAACCTAAAAATAATAAGCAATGAGGAAACAATTATTCTCTATGATGCTATGCCTGGGAGCTGTTGGTGGTGCTTCTTTTGCTACCCCAATGACAGCGATGGCTGCTGTAGCACAAGATCAGGTGATTACAGTAAAGGGACAAGTTGTAGATGATCAGGGTGAACCTATGATCGGTGCAACAGTCAAGACAAAGGATGCCAAGACCGGCGCAGTTACCGATTTGGACGGTAACTTCCAAATCCGCGTCAAGGCAAACGCAACTCTTATCGTAAGCTACTTGGGCTTCAAGGAGCGTGAAATCGCTGTACGCGGACGCGCCATCCTCGAGCCTATCCAACTTTCTACAAACGATAACTTGCTCGACCAGGTGGTTGTAGTAGGTTATGGTACGCAGAAGAAGGCCGACCTTACCGGTTCCGTTTCTATCGTGAACGCTGAGGAGATGAAGAAGGTATCTAACTCCAACATCTCTACCATGCTCGAAGGTAAGGTGGCTGGTGTACAGATTACATCCGACGGTCAGCCTGGTGCCGACCCTAGCGTACGTATCCGTGGTATCGGCTCCTTCGGTAGCACGGCTCCTCTCTATGTCATCGACGGTGTGCCAATGGGTACCACTATCCGTGACTTCTCTCCTAATGATATCGAGACCATCCAGATCTTGAAGGATGCTTCTGCGGGTGCCATCTACGGTTCCCGTGCTGCCAATGGTGTCGTTATCATCACTACCAAGAATGGTAAGAAAGACCAGCCTCTGAAGGTGAACTACTCGGGTTACTTCGGTGTTGACCAGATTCCTAGCGATGTATATGACGTGATGAACGCCGACCAGTATAGCCAGTATCTTGGTACTGCTTGCACCAACTCCAACACTCCTATCCCTGGTGGCTACAAGATGGGTGAGGATGGCAAGTACCACTTCCAGGATGCAACCAACACTGATTGGTTTGACGAGGTGTTCAAGACCGGTATCCGCCAGAACCACAACGTAGCTCTCAGCGGTGGTAGCTCTCACAGTACTTATAATGTATCTCTCGACTACTATAACCAGAAGGGTACCTTGGAAGGTGCAGGTCCTAACTACGAGCGTTACACAGCCCGTGTGAACAATACCATGGACACCAAGTTCGTGAAGTTCCGTACCAGCATGGTTTACTCTCACTCTAACCAGGACAACATGGGTCTTTCCAATGCCTCAGAGTATGTCCAGGGTCTTTATGGTGATGTAACCAACGTGCTCCGTGGTACACTCTTGATGCAGCCAACTATCAAGGCTTATGATAACTCTACATGGGTTCTCGATAGTCAGGTGGGTGCAGCCAACGCTTATCGCTACGATGCCTATGGTTATGGTGTTTACTATGACGGCATCCACGGAGATATCTCAGCTTCTAACCCATTGCTGGTTAATAACCTCCTGCAGCGCAACACCTTGGTTGACCGCTTCGTAGGTACAGCTTCTGCTGATGTTGACCTGTTGGGTATGGTAGGTATCAAGAGCAAGAACCATGGTCTTCACTATAATGTAAACCTCTCTTACAGCAAGACTGAGGCAAAGGATAAGACCTGGATTCCTTCCTGGATTCAGAGTAACCGTGTATATCTTGCCAAGGAGAACGAGCGCCTTACCAAGGGTTCACGCAACTACAGCGATGCCTTGGTTGAGAATACCATTACATACGATGGAAAGATTGGCAAGCACAATATCAACCTGCTTGCCGGTATGACATACGAAGAGGAGAATACCAACCTCCTGACAGGTTGGGGTATCAACTTCACAGAGCCATACTTCCTCCAGCTTCAGAATGCCAAGAATACTTACTCTGAGTCATACGAGTACAAGCATTGTCTGGCTTCTTACGTAGGTCGTTTGAACTATAACTATGATGAGAAGTATTTGCTTTCTGCAGTGGTTCGTCGTGACGGTAGCTCCCGTTTGAGCAAGAACATCCGTTGGGCAACCTTCCCATCTGTATCTTTGGGTTGGCGCTTCGATAAGGAGAAGTTCTTCCCTATCAGTCGCGACATCGTTAATATGTTCAAGGTGCGTGCCAGCTACGGTGAACTCGGTAACGAGAACATCGGTGAGTACCAGTACATGGCTACCATGAACCGTAACAACATGACTTACAGCTTCGGCAACAGTCCTGTAACCGGTTCTGCCGTTTCTACCTTCGTGAACAACGATATCGCCTGGGAGAAGAAGAAGACTACCAACGTGGGTATCGACCTGGCAATGTTCAACAACCGTTTGGAGTTCACTGCAGAGTGGTATAAGAACAAGTCAGAAGACCTGCTTTACTCTGTTCCTGTGCCAGCACAGACTGGTGTATCCAACACCTCTGTAACCATGAACGCTGCCTCTATGGAGAACAGTGGTTTCGAGTTCAGTGCAACCTATCGCAACCGCGACCACGCCTTCAAGTATGATATCAGCGCCAACGTAAGTACCTTGAAGAACAAGGTAACTTCTCTGGGTATCGGTAAGGATTCATACATTACGGGTGCATATGCTACTTACGTAGGTCAGGAGATTGGTCAGTTCTACGGTTGGGTTTATAAGGGAATCGCCCGTACCCAGGAGGACTTGGACAACAATGCTGTTCAGCAGGGAGCCAATATCGGTGACTGCCTCTATGAGGATATCTCAGGTCCTAACGGAGAACCTGATGGCGTAATCGATGCTTACGACCAGACCGTATTGGGCAGTGGTCTTCCAAAGGTAAACTTTGGTTTGAGCACTCACATGGAGTATAAGGGCTTCGACCTCAATATCTCAACCTACGGAGTTTTGAATTATCATGTATCAGATGATATCTATAATAGCTTGAATTCTTGCTACGGCTATGGTAACAAGGAAGTAGGCATGCTGGATGCCAACCGCTGGTCAGAGGATGGTTCTACTTATCTCTCTAGTGTTCCACGCACTTATGCAGCCAACAACGCTACCTTGGCATGGAACGACCTCTTCAGCTCTCGCAAGATTCAGAATGCAGCTTACTGGAAGATTGCCAACGTAGAGTTGGGCTACAACTTCCCAGACAAGTGGTTTGGTGGATATGTCAGTGGTGTACGTCTCTATGTATCAGCACAGAACCTCTACACCTTCACAGGCTATCATGGATATAATGTGGACTACGCCGGCGGTACCTTTACCCCAGGTTACAACTTCTGCTCTTTCCCAAGTGCTAGAACATTTATGGCAGGTCTCCACTTCACATTCTAATAATGAGAATTAACAAGAATAAAAATCATTATTTAAAAGGACATTTGATATGAAACTATATAAATTATCATTAGCTCTCTTCCTTGGCCTCGGTGCTATGGCTACCACATCTTGCGAGGACAAGTTGGATGTTACCAATCCTAACCAGCAGACCACCGGTACCTTCGGTTTCAATGCTGATGATCTGGAAGAGTGCGTTATTGCAGCATACAACCATATTCGTATGGAAGGTTCTTCGGCACGTGTGGGTTATACCCTCGATGTGACACGTGGCGATGAGGTATGGAACTCATCACAGGTATGGTACATGCCATTCGATGACATGGACGACCCTGTGACAGACGAAATCTCCATGTGGCCTTGGCGTGAGGCTTACTATACTATTAATGTATGTAACTTCATCCTTTCACGTACCACAGGTGATGATGCTTCGCTCAGCGAAAGCATGAAGCGCATCAAGGGACAGGCTCTCTTCCTCCGCGGTTATTCATACTATACATTGGCAGGTTATTACCAGAATCCTGCGTTGATTACTGATTATGCCAACTATTCTACTCTGGATGGTCTCTATGGCAAGAACAGTACTTATGATGATGTGCTCGACCAGGTGGAGAAGGATTTCTCTGAGGCGATGACGCTCCTCCCATCACGTGATGAGGGTGGTGAGTGGGCCAAGGGCCGTGCTACCTGCGGTGCTGCTGCTGGCTACTATGCCCGCACTCTGATGCAGCGCCATAAGTATAGCGATGCACTCGTTGTACTCAAGGACATCATGAACAAGAAGTATGGCTCTTACAAGCTGATGGCCAACTATGGCGACAACTTCCGTGAGGGTTCTGCTTACGAGAACAATGCCGAGAGCCTCTTCGAAATCCAGTATCTCGACTACGGTTCACAGGGTGTAGATGATGAGTGGACTCCTGTTAATACCAGTCCTAATGCTACACAGGGTCATGCCGTAGAGTCTAACTTCGCTCCAGGTAGATTCGGTGGATGGGCAGACCTCTCTGCATCTCCATGGTTGTACAACCTCTTCAAGCAGGAGCGTACCACAGCTGGTAAGTTGGATCCACGTCTTTACTGGACCATCGGTACCTATGAGAGTGATTGGGAAGGATTTGAGAATGGCAACGTGGCTTACACCACCCAGATGACGGCTACTGATACCATCGTAACCAACAATAACTATGGTGGCCTTCCTATCGCTAAGTGGACCAATTTCCGTACCAACCTTTATGATAAGGTAACAACCGGTCTTCATTGCGGTATCAACCTCCGTATGATGCGTTACTCTGACGTTTTGCTTCGTGCTGCAGAGTGCGAGAACGAGGTGAACGGTCCTACACAGCAGGCTATCGACTGGATTAACCAGGTTCGTGAGCGTGCCAACCTGAAGGATTTGAGTCTCTCAGACTTCGATACCAAGGATAAGCTCTTCGAACAGATTGCCAATGTAGAGCGTCCAAAGGAGTTCGGTTGCGAGTATGGTCGTGGTTTCGATTTGATTCGTTGGGGATTCTTCTATGATGAGGGTCGTTTGGCTCAGTTGAAAGAGCACGGAACCTTCCGCCGTTCTATCCACAATGCCAAAGAGCCAGTAAGCTACCAGCTGGTAGGTGTTGACTCTGAGGTGAAGAGCTCTTACGATACATACGTACCAGGTCATGAGTTCTTGCCTATTTTTCAGGGCTTGCTGAACGACAACCCTAACCTGACAGGTAACTCAGCCAATACAAATACAGATAACTCAACCGATTTCCTTGGAAGAGGTTGGACTGTTCATCCTGTAGTAAATTTGAGCAAGTAACAATATTCATGATCATATAAAATAGAATAACAATATGAAACACCTAAATAAATTAGCATCTGTCTTCTGCGTAGCAGCCATGGGCTTGACTGCGCTGACAGGATGCGAGGGAAGTGACATGTTTAGTGTCAACTCTCCTGATTGGCTTTCTGAAAAGATTGACTCAATCGAAAAGTCAAAGGTTTCAACCGAGGAGGTGCTCGTGGGTATGAACGAGGATGTTTATACAGTGGGTAACACAGATTTCTCTTCAGGATTCTGGAGTTCCTTCTCAAAATATTATGTGGTTCAAGACAACCAGAAGTGGAATGCCGTGTTCAATCTGAACATCAATCCTTCTGCGACTAACACCTATAAGAACTTCGCCCTCATCATCACCAATGATGTGGATCGTGGCGGAACAGGTTATACCGAGTATGGTGCTATCCGTTTTGATAACCAGCCAAGCGGTAACTCTGAGTGGGGTGACCATATCGACAGAAGCTGCGTGCAGAGTAATCTCACCTTTGAAACTGATACAGACAAGGGTGTAGATAAGTTGGGTGGTAAGGTAACATTGACGGTTGACCGTTCCCGTGTAGATACTTTCATGGTGAAGATTACCAATGGTACTGTTACCAAGACCTACATTCAGCCATCTAAGATTGCCAATCTGAATGCAGACGAGAGCAATACCAACATCCGCTGCTTCCTGGTTCCTGAGGGATCTTTCATTGATTTCCAGCAGAGCAACGTAGAGCCTATCGGCGGATATACATCTGCCCAGGATAAGGCTCCGGTTTCTATGGTGTTGAACAATGTTCCTGCCGAGGTTGACAAGGGTACAACGCTTGAAGAGGCGATGCAGAATGTTTCTGCTACGGTTACCTTCGAAGAGGGTGTGACCAAGGTGATTCCTGCCAGCGAACTGCTCTTCTCTGCCATCAATGATATGGATAAGGTGGGTGAAAAGACACTCATCGTTATCTATAACAAGACATTCAAGGGTGAGAATGCGGCTACTCCTATCGTTGCCAATGCAAAGTTTAATGTAGTGGCTGGTATCAAGACTATTACTGTTACTCAGGCACCAACTCGCACCAACTACTACTATTATAACTCAGCTGCAGTTGATGGAGTAAATCATACTTTGGCTTTCGACCCAACAGGTATGGTGGTTAATGCTACATACGTAGAGGGTGAGCCTGGTGTCATCGACAACTCTAAGTTGACTTTCTCTAGAATCCCTGCTACTGCGGGTAAGCACGAGGTGACTATCACTACAGAAAACGGCCGTACTGCTACCGTAGAGGTAAATGTGGCTGAGTCTGCTGTCAAGGCGGTTACTCCTACTCCGGTTTCTCTCGGTGCTGAGGATTGCTCTACTGCCTGGTGGACAGAATTTACAGAGAATATGAAGATTCCTGCTGGTGAGACATTCGAGTTCAACTTCACCAACTATTCTAGCGGTGCAGGCAACTGGAACAACTATGTGCTCATCCTCCGCAAGGCTGATTTGGCAGAATACGCTGTGGTTCGTGCCGATAACTATGGTTGGGGTAATGGTTATGCTGCTTGTACTCCTATCGGAACACAGGGTGATTGGGCTACCTGGCTCGCAACCATGAACGGTGCAAAGGTAAAGATGTTCGTAACCAACT
The Segatella copri DNA segment above includes these coding regions:
- a CDS encoding RagB/SusD family nutrient uptake outer membrane protein, translated to MKLYKLSLALFLGLGAMATTSCEDKLDVTNPNQQTTGTFGFNADDLEECVIAAYNHIRMEGSSARVGYTLDVTRGDEVWNSSQVWYMPFDDMDDPVTDEISMWPWREAYYTINVCNFILSRTTGDDASLSESMKRIKGQALFLRGYSYYTLAGYYQNPALITDYANYSTLDGLYGKNSTYDDVLDQVEKDFSEAMTLLPSRDEGGEWAKGRATCGAAAGYYARTLMQRHKYSDALVVLKDIMNKKYGSYKLMANYGDNFREGSAYENNAESLFEIQYLDYGSQGVDDEWTPVNTSPNATQGHAVESNFAPGRFGGWADLSASPWLYNLFKQERTTAGKLDPRLYWTIGTYESDWEGFENGNVAYTTQMTATDTIVTNNNYGGLPIAKWTNFRTNLYDKVTTGLHCGINLRMMRYSDVLLRAAECENEVNGPTQQAIDWINQVRERANLKDLSLSDFDTKDKLFEQIANVERPKEFGCEYGRGFDLIRWGFFYDEGRLAQLKEHGTFRRSIHNAKEPVSYQLVGVDSEVKSSYDTYVPGHEFLPIFQGLLNDNPNLTGNSANTNTDNSTDFLGRGWTVHPVVNLSK